CAAGGCAGGGATGATTATGATAAAATAAAATCTATATGGGGCACTTATAGAAGTAATATTAATAACATGATTAACGGTATGGTTAATGATTTTTCTGTTGATCTTGAGATCAATGGTGTGGGGTATAAAGCAGAATGTGATGATAAGTATTTGACTTTATATCTTGGTTATAGTCATAATATTAAGTATAAAGTGCCTAAAGACGTTGAGATTAAGTGTATAAAGCCAACTCATTTAGTGATTCGCGGTATGGATAAGCAAAAAGTCTATATGGTGGCTTCTGATATATGCAAAATTAGAAAATATGATCCTTATAAAGGTAAGGGTATTGTAATAAAAGGCAAATTTATGCTGCGTAAGGTTGTAAATAAAAAGAAGTAATTAAAATGAAAAGATTGTATAATTTTTTAAGTAGCTATGAAAAAAGGAAACTTCGTAATAGAGCGAAGCTCGATAAGAGCGCTGGGCGTTTACGTATATCCATATTTAAGTCTAATAAACATTTCTATGTTCAGTTGATTAACGATGCAAAAGGAACAACCCTAGCTTCTGCTTCTACTTTGGATGATAAAATTAGGAATGTATGTAAAGGTAGGGTTAATGCTGAAACTATAAAACAGGTTTCTTCTTTATTGATTGAGCGTCTCCCTAGTACAAAATTGCAGCAGCGGTTCGTCTTTGATCGGGGGGCATATAAGTATACAGGATTGATTTCTCAATTTGCTGAAGCTTTAAGAAGCTCTGGATTTGAATTTTAGAAGGTTTGAAGTATGGCTGTAAAGAATTTACAAAATAATAATGATTTATCAGAACTTTTGGTTTCAGTCCGAAGGGTAACAACGGTTACTAAAGGTGGTAGAAGATTTTCATTTTCAACTTTGGTTGTTGTTGGTGATGGTAAGGGTAGGGTAGGATGTGGAATAGGTAAACACGCAGAGGTTGCTGAAGCAAGAGTGAAAGCTTTAAATGCTGCAAAGAAGTCGATGATTAGGGTGTACTTACGTGAAGGTAGAACTTTACATCATGATATTAAAGCTAAATTCTGTTCTGGTGAGATAGTTTTAAGAGCTGCAAGAGCTGGAACAGGTATTATTGCTGGTGGAGCAATGAGGTCGGTTTTTGAGGTATTAGGTATAAAGGATGTGGTAGCTAAGTCTACTAGATCAAATGATCCTCATAATATTATATGTGCAGTATTTAAGGCTTTTGATGTTATGTTATCTCCTCGCCAAGTGGCAGGTAAGAGGGGTAAAAAGATTAGTGAGATAGTTGGAAATAGGTAAACTATGAATGATGCTGTAAAATTAAATTCTATATTTACCAAATTATCTAAGAAAAAGAAGCCTAAATTATTAGGTAGAGGTATTGGTTGTGGTAAAGGTAAAACATCCGGTAGGGGGCATAAAGGGCAGAAAGCGAGAAGTGGCGTTTCTATAAATGGTTTTGAAGGTGGACAGCAGTCTATATATACTCGTTTACCTAAAAGAGGTTTTAAGCCTATACGCAAAAACTTATACTCTATATTTAATGTTGGGGATGTACAGTGCTTAATGGAAGCTAAAAAAATAGTCAAGGATTCTATCATAGATAAGGAGCTACTGCATAAGTTAGGTTTTATCAGATCTGTTAAAAGTAAAATCAAACTTCTTAATAAGGGTAAATTAAGCGAAAAATTTGTGTTTCATGTTGATTTTGCATCAGAAGCTGCAAAAAGATCTGTAGCTTCAGTTGGTGGTAGTGTAGAAATACTATCGTAAATCATGAACAGTAAATTTGCATTTAATAGTTTGGATTCTACGCTGTTATATAAAAGTGATTTACTAAAGCGTATATTTTTTACTCTAATGGCTTTAGTTTGTTATCGTTTAGGCACTTATGTTCCTATTCCTGGAATTAATCTTGATATAATCAATGATATATTTCCAAAAGAGAGTTCTGGTGTTTTTGGAGTATTTAATTTATTTTCTGGTGGCGCTTTAGCTAGAATGACGATCTTGGCGTTAAACGTTATGCCATACATAGTTGCATCCATAGTTATGCAATTATTATCTTCTGCCGTTAAAGGAATCAATGAAATTAAAAATGACGGAGAGTTGGGACGTCGAAAGATGAACTCTTATATACGCTATATGACTATAGTGTTTTGTATCTTTCAATCAATTACGATCTTAATAGGGTTAGAAAGAATGAATATAGAAGGGGTATTAGTTGTAGTTGAACCTGGTATTATGTTTCGTACTATAGGTGTCTTTAGCCTTTTAGGTGGAACTATATTTTTAATATGGCTTGGTGAGCGGATCAGTGTGAGCGGTATAGGCAATGGTATCTCATTAATCATTTTTACTGGCATAACATCTGAATTACATAATGCTTTATCATCTCTGCTAACATTAAATAAAAATGGTAGTATGTCGTTTTTCATTACCCTTTTTGTTATAGCATTGTTTTTTTTACTGCTCCTTTTAGTCATTTTTACAGAATCTTCTTATAGAAAGGTAATTGTTCAATATCCCAAAAAACAGTTTAAAAAATTACATAATGATGATTTTACTTACATTCCATTGAAGATCAATTTATCTGGTGTAATACCAACTATTTTTGCTAA
This sequence is a window from Wolbachia endosymbiont (group B) of Protocalliphora azurea. Protein-coding genes within it:
- the rplF gene encoding 50S ribosomal protein L6; protein product: MSRIGAAPINIPADLSVEYNNGRVLIRSVRAEKELNLCSGILCQIVDNQLLLSVDQGRDDYDKIKSIWGTYRSNINNMINGMVNDFSVDLEINGVGYKAECDDKYLTLYLGYSHNIKYKVPKDVEIKCIKPTHLVIRGMDKQKVYMVASDICKIRKYDPYKGKGIVIKGKFMLRKVVNKKK
- the rplR gene encoding 50S ribosomal protein L18 — protein: MKRLYNFLSSYEKRKLRNRAKLDKSAGRLRISIFKSNKHFYVQLINDAKGTTLASASTLDDKIRNVCKGRVNAETIKQVSSLLIERLPSTKLQQRFVFDRGAYKYTGLISQFAEALRSSGFEF
- the rpsE gene encoding 30S ribosomal protein S5, which codes for MAVKNLQNNNDLSELLVSVRRVTTVTKGGRRFSFSTLVVVGDGKGRVGCGIGKHAEVAEARVKALNAAKKSMIRVYLREGRTLHHDIKAKFCSGEIVLRAARAGTGIIAGGAMRSVFEVLGIKDVVAKSTRSNDPHNIICAVFKAFDVMLSPRQVAGKRGKKISEIVGNR
- the rplO gene encoding 50S ribosomal protein L15, translated to MNDAVKLNSIFTKLSKKKKPKLLGRGIGCGKGKTSGRGHKGQKARSGVSINGFEGGQQSIYTRLPKRGFKPIRKNLYSIFNVGDVQCLMEAKKIVKDSIIDKELLHKLGFIRSVKSKIKLLNKGKLSEKFVFHVDFASEAAKRSVASVGGSVEILS
- the secY gene encoding preprotein translocase subunit SecY; this translates as MNSKFAFNSLDSTLLYKSDLLKRIFFTLMALVCYRLGTYVPIPGINLDIINDIFPKESSGVFGVFNLFSGGALARMTILALNVMPYIVASIVMQLLSSAVKGINEIKNDGELGRRKMNSYIRYMTIVFCIFQSITILIGLERMNIEGVLVVVEPGIMFRTIGVFSLLGGTIFLIWLGERISVSGIGNGISLIIFTGITSELHNALSSLLTLNKNGSMSFFITLFVIALFFLLLLLVIFTESSYRKVIVQYPKKQFKKLHNDDFTYIPLKINLSGVIPTIFANAILLTPISIANFYKGHAIADFILNYFMENKVMYIITYLILIVLFNFFYTNFIFNPEENADFLRKNGGFIPGRGPGKHTSDYLQDIVFKLTFIGSAYLVVICTIPEIMRYHYDIPFIFGGTSLLIIVNVITDTIMQVQSYVFSNRYDSWIKKYESKTRKLK